GTAGGCCTTGAGCAGCAGGGAGTTGGAGAAGCTGAGCGTCATGAAACTGCCTTTTCTTAGGATGGACGCTGCGCGGAAGCGAGGCCCAGTTTGATGAGTTCGGCGATAAGGTCCTCAAAGCTGTACCCGACGGCGGCGGCCTCCTGCGGCAGCAGGCTGGTCGGCGTCATGCCGGGCAGCGTGTTCACCTCAAGCAGGTGCAGGTTGCCATCGGGGTCGAGAATGAAATCCGCACGACTGTAGCCGGAGAGCCCCAATGCCCTGTGGGCGGTCAGGGCCATGCGCTGGGCCTCGGCCGTCACCTCTTCGGGGATGGGAGCGGGACATACCTCGCGGGCTGCCCCCGGTGTATACTTGGCCTTGTAGTCGAAGAATCCTGCGCCGCTTTCCGGCAGAATCAGCACCGGAGGCAATGCCCGGTCGCCGAGCACACCGCAGGTCACTTCCATACCGGGAACCGAGGGCTCTATAATCACCTCGTCGCCGGTTTCGAATATGGCCTTGAGTGCCGCATGCAGGTCTGCCTGCGAATCCACGCGGGAAAGCCCGAGACTGGAACCGCCGGTATTGGATTTGACAAACAGGGGGTAGGCAAGCGCAGGCTGCCATGCTTCTGCGGGCAGCACGGGCAGGAATACCCATTCCGGCGTAGGCAGGCCGTGGCGCACGAAAATCTGCTTGGCCACCGCCTTGTTCAGCGCAAGGAAAGAGCCCGCAGGTCCGGAACCCTGGTAAGGACAACCGGCTGCGTCGAGCATCGCCTGCACCAGACCGTCCTCACCGGGCGAGCCGTGCAGGTTGATGAAGGCGAAGTCATGAGCGGATGCGGCTTCGAGAAGTCCATCCATGGAGGTCGCGGGATCAAACCGCGTGACATTGTGACCGAGCGCAATAAGCGCTTTTTCTATGCCGCGGGCACCGGAGAGCGAAACTTCACGTTCGCTGGACCATCCGCCCGCTATCAAGAGAATACGCATTGAGAGGAATTCCCATTCTTCTGCTGAAGGCTGTTTCTATGGCTACCGCCTGCAGATACGACTCATGTATCCGCTGGCGGATCCGTTCCGTTTTGCCGTAACGGACGTACAAATCGTCGAACCGTTCATCCAGCGTCACCACGTGGTTATGCATGACACGCTTGTCCGCATAGATGATGCACAGCGGCAGACACCACGCATCCACATCAATATGCCACGGCCAATGCACATGGTGCAGCACGCCCTGCGCGATGTGCGGGTTGCCGAACACCTCCATGACAATGCTTGCACCCAACTGGGAATGGTTACCCCCGTGCACTATGGTATAGGATTTGGCAATGTCGTGCAGCAGTGCGCAGGCCTCCACGGCGGGCACATTGACGGACATGCCCGCCTGTGCTCCGGCCGAGGCGATGAATTCCGCCACTATGGCCACATGCTCGCTATGTTCGCGGATGTGGTCCGGCATGGCGTATTTGCCCCATAACGTGCGGCACATGGCCGCATCGGGCACCAGCCACCGGGGGTTGTCTGAAAACTGCAACGGCGGCGTGGATTCATGATGCAGAGATGATTTCTGCTGTGCTTGCTGACCTGTCATGAAGGGGTCCTGTGCTGTTCACGGTTCTATGCGGGCAGAGTAGCGCCGCCCTTCGGCTTTAGCAAGTATGTATGCAAAATGCAAAACTGTTTGGCAATTCAAGCAGGTTCTACACCGTTGACAGGGGTGCGGCTGGCGCGTAGCACAATGAAACAGCCAAACGGGAGCGGTGCCCGGCCGGCTGCCTGCCACAACCCCCTATCCTGCAAGGAAGGCCCATAGTGAACGTAGCTGATTCCTTCAAAGACCCCGCGCTTTGCAAGGGGCTTCTCGAACGCCTCCACTCGGAAATGGACCAGCCCCTCAGATTCATGGAAGTATGCGGAACGCATACCGTGGCGATTTTCCAGAGCGGCCTTCGCCCGCTTCTGCCCGAAGGAATTACGCATCTTTCCGGCCCCGGCTGCCCCGTGTGCGTAACGCACGAAAGCGAAGTGGCCGCCTTTCTCGACCTTGCAGGCAGAGACGGCGTAATCCTCGCCACCTTCGGCGACCTGATGCGCGTTCCCGGCCCCAAGGGACGCAATCTCAAGCTTGCCAAGGCCGAAGGCGCCCGCATCGAAATCGTCTACTCCCCTGTGGATGCGCTGCAGCTTGCCGCCAAGAACCCCAACGACACGGTGGTGTTCCTCGGCGTGGGCTTTGAAACAACCGCCCCCACGGTTGCCGGAACAGTGCTCATGGCCAAGCAGCAGGGCCTGAAAAATTTCAAGGTGCTCTCCTTCCACAAGCTGGTCCCCCCGGCCCTCAAGGTGCTGCTGGACGATCCGGAATGCGCCATAGACAGCTTTCTGCTTCCCGGCCACGTTTCCACCATTCTCGGGCTGGAGCCCTATCAGTTCGTGGCGCAGACCTACAAGACGCCCGGCGTCATCACCGGCTTCGACCCAGTGGACATTCTGGAATCGCTGCTCATCATGGTGGAACAGCGCAAGAAGCAGGATTACCGCATCGTCAACCAGTACAAGCGCGCCGTGGCCGATTCCGGCAACGCCCGCGCCCGCGAGGTGATGTTCTCCGTCTTCCGCACCGCCGATGCCCTGTGGCGCGGCGTGGGCTGCATTCCCGAAAGCGGCCTTGTCTTCAGGGACGAGTTCGCGGACTTTGATGCACTGCAGGCGCTGGACGTGACCGTCACCGAAGCGCCGCCCACCCCCGGCTGCAAATGCGGCGAAGTGCTCAAGGGCAAAATGCAGCCCGCCGACTGTCCCCTCTTCGGCAAGGCCTGCACCCCCGCAAAACCTGTCGGCCCCTGCATGGTTTCCACTGAAGGCAGCTGCGCCGCCTACTACAAATACTCCGTTTAACGCCAGCGACGAATCATCATGAGCAAATCAACTCTTGCAGATCAGACCCTTCTTCTGGACCACGGCAGTGGCGGACAGGCCTCCAACCGTCTCATCGGCAGCCTGTTCTTCAAATATTTCGACAACCCCATCCTGAATGCCATGAACGATGCGGCGCGGCTGGAAATCAGCGGCCCCCTCTCCATGAGCACGGACAGCTACACCGTTGACCCCATCTTCTTTCCCGGCGGCGACATAGGCACCCTTGCCGTGCACGGCACCGTGAACGACGTGGCCATGATGGGCGCGCGCCCCAAATACCTTTCCTGCGGCTTCATCCTTGAAGAAGGCCTGCCCATGGAAACGCTGGAGCGCATTGTGGCTTCCATGGCCGACGCCGTGCTTGTTTCCGGCACCATGGGCGACCACGGCCTTACCGTGCTTTCCGGCCGCGAAGGGCTGAACTTTGCCACGGATATCAAGAGCGATTCCGCGCCCCTCAACCACATGGTGGACGCGCTTATCTCCAAAATCGGCGACATCCATGTGCTGCGCGACCCTACCCGCGGAGGACTCGCCACCACCCTGAATGAAATCGCAGGGCAGTCCGGCGTGTGCATCAACCTGCGTGAAGCGGATGTGCCTGTGCGCGAATCCGTTCGCAACGGCTGCTCATTCCTCGGCCTTGATCCGCTCTACCTTGCCAACGAAGGCAAGCTCATCTGCATTCTGCCGCAGGAAAAGGCGCAGGCCGCGCTGGAACTGATGCGCTCCATGCCCTACGGGGCGGATGCCACTCAGGTTGGCACCGTGCGCAGCGGCGAACAAGGCCCCGGCAAGGCCGGTCAGGTGGTGCTGGAAACCCCGCTCGGCGGCCACCGCCTGCTCTCCATGCTTGAAGGCGAACAGTTGCCGCGTATCTGTTAACACCATGGTAAGAACCTCGGTAGCTCCATGGTAGCACCCTAGTAGCGCCCTTGTTAACGCCACAGGCTGTGATACGCAAAAGGCTCCGCCGGGCAGGAACCTAACGTTCCTGCACCTCGTATATGCGATGAAAATCCGCTTTTTGGGCTTCAGTTCCGGCTTAACGGGAATGCGGCTGTACTAAAATCGAAGGTTTGTCATTACGCAAAGGCTCCGCCGGAACATCCCGCGGAGCCTTTTTCTTTCATAACATCGGGGCCGAAACATCGAGGCTGAACATCTGAATTGAACGTCAGAATTGCATATCTGAATTGAATGTCTGAACTGAACATCAGAATTAAACATCCGTGCCGGAACACATCTGAATGGCAGGATACGGCGTGACTTGCGCTGCCCCCCTCATCTGGTACACTCCCCCCGATGCCGCATGCAACAGGCACCGACCCAGCAACCCGACAACCCAACGGGGCCCACATGTCCGAACTCATACTCGTAAGCGACTTCGACGGCACGATCACCGCCCATGACTTTGACGCTCTGGCTGCGGAAAGCGGCTTCTTCACGGATGTTCAGACTCCATGGGATGAACACCGCGCAGGCAGGCTTTCCCATTTTGACGCCATGCGCATCACCTTCGCGCAAATCCGTGTGCCGGAGCATGAACTTGCCGCCCTGACAGACAAAGCCCATCCCGAGCCGACTCTTGCTGCCTGCATCAGCAACCTGCGCGATGCGGGCTGGCGTGTGATTGTGGTCTCCGCAGGCTGCAGCTGGTACATTGAGCGCATTCTCGACAAAGCCGGAGTCAGCATCGGGCCGGATGGCGATCTGGAGCTGCACACCAACCCCGGGGAATATAACCCGAGCTTCGGGCTCAAACTGATGGCCCCTGTGGATTCCCCCTTCCACTCGCCGGAAACGGGCGTGGACAAGGCTGCCATTGTCCGTTTTCATCAGCAGAACGGCGCAACCGTGGCCTATGCAGGCGACGGCCATACCGATATTCCCGCCGCACTGTGTGTTCCCCCGCACCTGCGGTTCGCACGCGGCCAACTCATGCAGTCACTGCAGGAACGCGGCGAAACCGCCCGCCCCTTCACCCGCTGGGCAGAAGTCGCCGAAGGCTTGCTCAGAGGATAACAATGAAAAAAGCCGGAGGATGGTGCCTCCGGCTTTTATTGTCTGTATACCCCGTCCCGACATTCTCTGCCAATGGACAGGCCGGACTATTTCTTTCCCAAATCCCGCAACTCGCGGGCATACCGCTCTGTCTCACTATACAGACACCCGCAGTACTGCTGGCGATACATGCCCCATTCCTTGGAGGTTTCTATTCCCTCCTCCCAGCCTTCGCGAAAATCGCGATACAGGAACTGAACAGGGCCATCCAAAGCCATATCCTCACCCAGCTGGCGCACAACATCGTGCTTCTGCTTTCGGGAATAGAGGATGGAAGTCGAGAAATAATCAAACTTGCCACGCTTGGCGATGGAAAGCGCACGTTCCAGCCGCAGGGCGTAGCAGTGAAAACAGCGGTTTTCTTCCCGATAGCTCACGGCACGGAACCAGAGCTTGGGATCATATTCGCTGTCTTTGAAGATGATGGAAATCCCCAGCTGCTCTGCCATTTCGGCAGCCGACTGCCGCCGGCGGATATATTCCTGCAACGGATGGATGTTGGGGTTCCAGAAGAACCCCGTCACCTCGAAACCTTCTTCCTGCAGACGACGCACCGGTGCAATGGCGCAGGGACCGCAGCAGATATGGAGCAACACACGAGCCACGACTAATCCTTCTTGGGGGTAACCTCGATGCGCAGATCATATTTCTGCTCCATCTCGAAAAGGCGTTCGCGCTTGTGGTTCAGCAGATACAAGGCCAGTTCGCTATTGCATTCATAGCGCATGGGACCAGTGGGCTTGCTGTGAGTAAGTTTTTGCAGAATATCCTTGAGCGCCTGCAGTGCCTGCCATTCCATATTGCGCCGCGTGCCGGAACCGCCACAGCAGGGACACAGCTCGGAGCTGATGGAAAGGGCCGAAGAGCCAAGGCGCTGACGCACGACCTGCAGCAGGCCGAAGCGGCTCATCTTGCCCACGTCGTGACGGGCGCGGTCGTTCTTCATGGCCTGACGCAGGGTCTTTTCCACCTCGCGCCAATGGTTGCGATCACGCATTTCAATGAAGTCGATAACCACCTGCCCGCCTATGTCGCGCAGCTTGAGCTGCTGGGCAATGGTAGTCGCCGCCTCGGTGTTGGTCTTCAGCGCCATGGATTCGAAATTGGTCTTGCCCGCGATCTTGCCGGAGTTGATGTCCACGGCCATGAGCGCTTCAGTCTGGTCAAAGACCAGTCTGCCGCCGGAGGGCATGGTCACTTCGCGCGAATAGATCTGCTCAATCTGCTTCTGCAGGTTGAAGCGTTCCCACAACGAAATTTCCGGAGCGGTGTGCAGGCGCACCTGCAGTCCACGACGCGGGAACACAAGGCTTGCGAATTCTTCCACAGCCTTGGCGGTGTTTTCGTCATCCACCCACACCTCGGTAACATCGTCGGTAAGGTAGTCGCGGATGGAACGGGTGGCGAGGTCGCGTTCCTGATAGATAAGGCTGGGCGAAGGCTCGGTGGTGGCCTTTTTGCGCACATCCTTCCACAGGCGTTTCAGGAAGCTCAAGTCGCGCTGCATGGCGGTCTTGGGCTGATCCACACTCACGGTGCGCACGATCACGCCAAGGTTCTCGCCGGGATCAAGACCTTCCAGCAGCTTTTTGAGGCGCTGGCGTTCCTTGTCGTCTTCCACCTTGCGGGAAACGCCAATCTGGTCGCGACCGGGAGTAAGGACGAGAAAACGTCCGGGAAGAGAAAGATAGGATGTAAGAAATGCGCCCTTGGTTCCGGTGGGTTCTTTGACCACCTGCACGAGCACTTCCATGCCCGCCTTGAGCACCTTTTGAATAAGCGGATACTTGCGCCCCTTGTTGGGGTCGTGCGGCGAGGAATAGTATTCCGGATGCACTTCGTCTATCTGCAGAAAGCCATTCTTTTCAGCGCCATAGTTGACGAAGGCCGCCTGCAGGTTCGTATCGATGTTGTTGATTGTTCCTTTATAGATATTGCCTTTGGTCTTCGCCTGGTGGACCATTTCCACATAGTATTCCTGGACGGAACCCTCTTCGGCGAGAGACACCTCTACCTGCTCACCGGGCAGCACACTGATAAACAGTTTGCGTCTGCCCTTTTTCTGGGAGCTGCTCATATGTTTCCTCGTAAAAAGTTCCCCGCACCGTTGCGGTCGGCACGGCGCTACCGGCAGGAGTAAAACGGTCCATTGGCTCCGGGCAGCCCGGCAGCATCGGCATCCACCGCATGGATGACGCCCTGATGCACCAGTACCGCAAGGGCCGATTCCACCTTCTCAAGCGACAAAGACAGGGCCAGCGCAAGCTGGTCCGGTGTCTGAGGCCGCCGTTGCAGTGAACGAACGATAATTTCCGTCACAGCCTTCTGGTCTCGTTCCACAAGGTCTGCACGCTGCCCCGTGCGCAAAAAAACGGTTCCGGGTGTTTCGGGCGTCACGGCACATGCGGCAGAAAGCTCGCTGCACCAATGCGCCCGCACATCAGGCGGAACAGCCTTGGCAACCGGATAGGCTCCGGGGCGGGAAAGTGTCGTCACGTCCACCCTGTCGGGTGAAAGCCGTTTCACATAGTCCTTGAGCAGGGCAAGATTCTCTTCGGAATCATTAATTCCCTGCGCCAGCAGTATTTCAAGAAAGATTCTGCCTTTAAACATGGCCCTGAACTGCAAAAGCGATTCGGCTATGTCTGAGGCGCTAAGCCCCCCGCAGGGGCGATTCAGCTTGATAAATTCTTCTTCCACCAACGAATCGAGCGAGGGCAGCACAATGTCTGCTCCCGCCAATTCCGCGCATACTGATGTATCTGACAGCAGCGTGGTGTTGGTAAGAACGGCCACGGGAACTTCGGGCAGAATGCGGCGGCAGCCATCGATAATGGCTCCCATCTCGCTGTTCAGGCAGGGTTCGCCTGCTCCGCCGAGGGTCACGTGATCCGGTAAAATTTCATTTTCCGCCCGCCACTGTTCCAGTTCCGCCAGAATGACTTCCGCCGGAACGTAAGGGGCGCGGCGCATGGTCAGCTCATCCGTTCTGCCGACTTCGCAGTACAGGCAGTCCATGGAGCACACACGCCGCCCAAGCAGGTCCAGACCGAGAGAACGGCCAAGTCTGCTGGAAGTGACGGGACCAAATATATAGGTAAACGTCATTACGTTTATCTGTCCTTGTGTCGGTGATAATCCTGAGTATAGCGCGTCGCCGCAAAAAACAACACGATTATTTCACCGCAGGATCATGAAAACGGGTTTTCTCTGCACGGCAAGTAATCACTCTGCCCGGACAGGCAACCGGTGCAACCGGTACGACTGGCCAAACGGGGTGCAACTTGTTTGCACCTGCTCCGCACCAGATCCGCCCCAGATCTTCTCCAGATCTGCTACAGACTCGCGACCGGTTCCCGGCAATGTCTCTGCGGCCGCGCACAGGATGAGCACCGCAGGCGTAGCGGCCGGATGCAGGGACGCAGCGTGCAAGAACGAACGCCTCGCAGCTTCGCCGGAGTCCACCGCAAACGTATCGGAAAAACGCCATACACCGGGACAGGATACGCCCGGCATACGACTATCCTTGACAGTCGCGGCATAGCACAGTACGGCGTTGCACCAACCACGGAGGATTAACAATGCCAAAGCAAGGTGAACTGGTACTGCTCATCAGCCCCCGAGGCAAGAGATATATGCGGCGCGTGGAGCCGGAGAACGACATCCACGGCACAGACGGTCTGCTCAAGATGACCGACATCATGGAAGCGGGCTACGGCAGCGTCGTTTACACGCACAAGGGCAAGCCCTACCGTGTACAGCGTCCTGCGCTGCACGACCTTGTCACCGGCGTAAAGCGCCAGACGCAGGTCATCTACCCCAAGGATATCGGCTACATCTGCATGAAGCTGGGTGTAGGCAACGGCACCAAGATCATCGAAGCAGGCTCCGGTTCCGGCAGCCTGACCATGGCCCTGAGCTGGTTCGCAGGCGATCGTGGCGAGATTCACACCCATGAAGCCCGTCTGGAATTCATGAACCTGTGCCGTCGCAACCTCGACTGGGCAGGCGTGGGGCAGAACGTAACCCTGTATAACCACGACATTTCCAACGGCTTTCTCATCAATGATGCGGACGCCCTGTTCCTCGACGTGCGCGATCCGTGGGAATATGTCCGTCACATCCCCTCTGCGGTGAAGCCCGGCGCCATGTGCGGTTTCCTTGTGCCCACCATCGATCAGGTTTCCAGCCTGCTGGTGGAACTGGAAAAGGGTCCCTTTGACGAAGTGGAAGTTTCCGAACTGCTGCTGCGCAAATGGAAGCCTGTTCCCGACCGCATGCGTCCTTCAGACCGCATGGTTGCGCATACCGGTTTCCTCATTTTCTGCCGTCATCAGGAAGGTCTTGAAGAGATCAACGCCCAGAAGTCGCTCGGCACCCGCGAACGCAAGCAGGAAGCCGCCCGTCTGGAACGTCTCGGACTCAGCTCCATCCCCGAAGATGCGCTGTGCGGCGGCATCGGCCCCGTTGACGGTGACGAAGCCGACGATGATGGCGGGCTGTGCGAAGATTAGCATCCCGTTTTGATGGAATATGATTTCAAGGGCCGTCCGCAAGGGCGGCCTTTTTTTATTGCCTCGCAAGCGCAAGCCCCTCCCCTCTCCTTCTTCTTGAGATCTCACGTCACTTCAGTTGATTGCCAGCTTCCAGATGGTATCTTTGGCAACAACGACCACCGGTCCGTATCCCTTTGCTGTCGAGGGTACGG
This is a stretch of genomic DNA from Desulfovibrio subterraneus. It encodes these proteins:
- a CDS encoding HD domain-containing protein; amino-acid sequence: MTGQQAQQKSSLHHESTPPLQFSDNPRWLVPDAAMCRTLWGKYAMPDHIREHSEHVAIVAEFIASAGAQAGMSVNVPAVEACALLHDIAKSYTIVHGGNHSQLGASIVMEVFGNPHIAQGVLHHVHWPWHIDVDAWCLPLCIIYADKRVMHNHVVTLDERFDDLYVRYGKTERIRQRIHESYLQAVAIETAFSRRMGIPLNAYSLDSGRMVQRT
- a CDS encoding radical SAM protein; amino-acid sequence: MTFTYIFGPVTSSRLGRSLGLDLLGRRVCSMDCLYCEVGRTDELTMRRAPYVPAEVILAELEQWRAENEILPDHVTLGGAGEPCLNSEMGAIIDGCRRILPEVPVAVLTNTTLLSDTSVCAELAGADIVLPSLDSLVEEEFIKLNRPCGGLSASDIAESLLQFRAMFKGRIFLEILLAQGINDSEENLALLKDYVKRLSPDRVDVTTLSRPGAYPVAKAVPPDVRAHWCSELSAACAVTPETPGTVFLRTGQRADLVERDQKAVTEIIVRSLQRRPQTPDQLALALSLSLEKVESALAVLVHQGVIHAVDADAAGLPGANGPFYSCR
- a CDS encoding hydrogenase expression/formation protein HypE, which produces MSKSTLADQTLLLDHGSGGQASNRLIGSLFFKYFDNPILNAMNDAARLEISGPLSMSTDSYTVDPIFFPGGDIGTLAVHGTVNDVAMMGARPKYLSCGFILEEGLPMETLERIVASMADAVLVSGTMGDHGLTVLSGREGLNFATDIKSDSAPLNHMVDALISKIGDIHVLRDPTRGGLATTLNEIAGQSGVCINLREADVPVRESVRNGCSFLGLDPLYLANEGKLICILPQEKAQAALELMRSMPYGADATQVGTVRSGEQGPGKAGQVVLETPLGGHRLLSMLEGEQLPRIC
- a CDS encoding tRNA (adenine-N1)-methyltransferase — its product is MPKQGELVLLISPRGKRYMRRVEPENDIHGTDGLLKMTDIMEAGYGSVVYTHKGKPYRVQRPALHDLVTGVKRQTQVIYPKDIGYICMKLGVGNGTKIIEAGSGSGSLTMALSWFAGDRGEIHTHEARLEFMNLCRRNLDWAGVGQNVTLYNHDISNGFLINDADALFLDVRDPWEYVRHIPSAVKPGAMCGFLVPTIDQVSSLLVELEKGPFDEVEVSELLLRKWKPVPDRMRPSDRMVAHTGFLIFCRHQEGLEEINAQKSLGTRERKQEAARLERLGLSSIPEDALCGGIGPVDGDEADDDGGLCED
- the hypD gene encoding hydrogenase formation protein HypD yields the protein MNVADSFKDPALCKGLLERLHSEMDQPLRFMEVCGTHTVAIFQSGLRPLLPEGITHLSGPGCPVCVTHESEVAAFLDLAGRDGVILATFGDLMRVPGPKGRNLKLAKAEGARIEIVYSPVDALQLAAKNPNDTVVFLGVGFETTAPTVAGTVLMAKQQGLKNFKVLSFHKLVPPALKVLLDDPECAIDSFLLPGHVSTILGLEPYQFVAQTYKTPGVITGFDPVDILESLLIMVEQRKKQDYRIVNQYKRAVADSGNARAREVMFSVFRTADALWRGVGCIPESGLVFRDEFADFDALQALDVTVTEAPPTPGCKCGEVLKGKMQPADCPLFGKACTPAKPVGPCMVSTEGSCAAYYKYSV
- a CDS encoding HAD-IB family phosphatase — protein: MSELILVSDFDGTITAHDFDALAAESGFFTDVQTPWDEHRAGRLSHFDAMRITFAQIRVPEHELAALTDKAHPEPTLAACISNLRDAGWRVIVVSAGCSWYIERILDKAGVSIGPDGDLELHTNPGEYNPSFGLKLMAPVDSPFHSPETGVDKAAIVRFHQQNGATVAYAGDGHTDIPAALCVPPHLRFARGQLMQSLQERGETARPFTRWAEVAEGLLRG
- a CDS encoding D-alanine--D-alanine ligase family protein, producing the protein MRILLIAGGWSSEREVSLSGARGIEKALIALGHNVTRFDPATSMDGLLEAASAHDFAFINLHGSPGEDGLVQAMLDAAGCPYQGSGPAGSFLALNKAVAKQIFVRHGLPTPEWVFLPVLPAEAWQPALAYPLFVKSNTGGSSLGLSRVDSQADLHAALKAIFETGDEVIIEPSVPGMEVTCGVLGDRALPPVLILPESGAGFFDYKAKYTPGAAREVCPAPIPEEVTAEAQRMALTAHRALGLSGYSRADFILDPDGNLHLLEVNTLPGMTPTSLLPQEAAAVGYSFEDLIAELIKLGLASAQRPS
- a CDS encoding epoxyqueuosine reductase QueH, translating into MARVLLHICCGPCAIAPVRRLQEEGFEVTGFFWNPNIHPLQEYIRRRQSAAEMAEQLGISIIFKDSEYDPKLWFRAVSYREENRCFHCYALRLERALSIAKRGKFDYFSTSILYSRKQKHDVVRQLGEDMALDGPVQFLYRDFREGWEEGIETSKEWGMYRQQYCGCLYSETERYARELRDLGKK
- a CDS encoding Rne/Rng family ribonuclease codes for the protein MSSSQKKGRRKLFISVLPGEQVEVSLAEEGSVQEYYVEMVHQAKTKGNIYKGTINNIDTNLQAAFVNYGAEKNGFLQIDEVHPEYYSSPHDPNKGRKYPLIQKVLKAGMEVLVQVVKEPTGTKGAFLTSYLSLPGRFLVLTPGRDQIGVSRKVEDDKERQRLKKLLEGLDPGENLGVIVRTVSVDQPKTAMQRDLSFLKRLWKDVRKKATTEPSPSLIYQERDLATRSIRDYLTDDVTEVWVDDENTAKAVEEFASLVFPRRGLQVRLHTAPEISLWERFNLQKQIEQIYSREVTMPSGGRLVFDQTEALMAVDINSGKIAGKTNFESMALKTNTEAATTIAQQLKLRDIGGQVVIDFIEMRDRNHWREVEKTLRQAMKNDRARHDVGKMSRFGLLQVVRQRLGSSALSISSELCPCCGGSGTRRNMEWQALQALKDILQKLTHSKPTGPMRYECNSELALYLLNHKRERLFEMEQKYDLRIEVTPKKD